In the Candidatus Alcyoniella australis genome, AAACCATGAAGTGGCTGAGCGTGATCTTGCTGTCCGCTGCTTTGGCATTGTTTTGCCCGGCCTGCGGCGATGACGACAATGCGGGCGAGGGTCCCCAAACACAATCACCGGCTGATGTCGACAGCCCAACCAACGCGACACAGACCCCGGACGATCTTGGTTTGCAAATCGATCCGGATAAAGAGCATGCAACCTTTGAAGACAACCTGATGATCAATGCCGTATTCAACAGGCGGGGTATCCACTACAACATCGAGTTTCTCGACCTGCTCGATCAACACGGTCTGATCGCCCCGGGGCAGGCCGAGGTCTTCGACCTGCTGGGATTGCTCCAACTGAGCGTTAACGTAGAGTACGCCGATAATTACGACGTTCTCGCAGGCTTTGAACTCAGTGGGTTGTGGAAGTTCCAGGAGTATGGCTCAGTACCTAACGGCGAGTACGGTTTCTACTGGGGGACCGACCCGTGGAATCTGCCGCCGGAGTCCGGCGACATGCTGCAGGTCGTGCTATGGCTCAACCGCGACAGCGTCGAGGTACGCGCTAAGAGCGTGCTCGAATACATCGAGTTCGACGTCCAGGACGTGATCGAAGTCGACGGTGGATCGGTCGGCGTCGCATTGGACGAGTGCGCAGAAATCTCGCTGCTGGCCTGGGGCATGGGTTTGGAAAGCAAGCATCTCGAGCTGCGGATGGATGATCGGTGCTGGTCCTTCGACTACAACGTAAAAATGGAGATGCCCAACTCGATCGTGGCCATGCGCTGGAATCCGTACAACTGGTAGGCCGAACCGGATTCAGGCTACTTGACCTTGAACGCCGCGATCCACAGCGGTCCGATGGCGCGCGCTCCGGTGATCCAGGAGCACTCCACCGCGTAGATCCAGTCGCCCTTGCGGCGCAGGAGCACCAAGTTGTCCTGAGCGATCAGGCTTGATTTCCCGCCGGTCGAAAACACCGGGTAAAGGTCGATCCCGAATCGTATCTGAAGCGAACGCACGAGGTCCGACTGCGGGTCATAGTCGCCGTTGAGCGCCAATTCCTGCAGCGTCTTGCGGATCGCATCCTGTGCTGCGCTGTCATCGGCATTTACGGCGAACATCTGCGCCACCGGACGCTGGATGTCCGAGGGATCGAGGTTGTAGCCGCTGATCGCCCTGATGTTGGCCTCGATCACTCGCTGACCCTCGGCGCTGCTGGGAGGCGAATCGATCAGGTGGATTGCCAGCGCCGCAAGCTCGGGGCTCATCACCGAACCCTCGGGGGTCACGCGATAGCTCAGGCCGATCAACGCGCCGTTGGCCATCTGTTGCAGATCCACGACATCGGCCTGCATGAATCCCTTGATAATTTCACAGGCCGTGGGGAAGCCGTAGTCCACCTCGCATTTAACCCGCGACTGGATCTGCGCCAGCTCCTGTTCGCTCAGGTCGGGCATCTGCGACGCGTGTGAGATCGCCGGAAACATCAGAACTAACAGTGCGAAAAGCACGAATCCTGTAAAAAGCCTCATTTTTGCCTCGGGTATCGGTTGTCCGCAAAGAGGCTAGCCCACGGCGGGAGAATCGTCAATCGCGGCCGACAGGCCGATCCTTGACATGACGCGGCGCGCCCAACAAACTTGTCAAATGCTTTTGACAGGAGACGCGAGTGCATCTACCCCGTAATTTCGTCATTGTACTTTTCCTGATTTCAGTCCTGGCTGTGCCGCAGGCTTTCGCACAGTCCGCATCCCCGGACGCCGAACCCACGGCCCTGACCCTGGCCCAGGCGATCGAGATCTCGCTGGCCCACAACCTGGGTCTCGAGGGCGCGCAATACCAACGGCAGGCAGCGCGCTGGGCGATGTGGTACTCAGTGGCCGGCTATCTTCCCAACGCCAGCTTCAATACCAGCTACACCCGACTGGACCCTGAGACGGTCGATAACGCCAACCAGGGCGTTAAAAGATCCGGGGACATGGCTGAGGCGTTTGGCATTGAGCTGAATCTCGAACCCTCGGCCTTTGAGGACAACTACAGCTCGAACATCACGGTGGTGCAACCGATCTTCAACGGCGGAGCCGAGATCGCCGCGATCCGCCTGGCCCGCGCCGCTTCCAAGCAAAGCGACCTGGCCTACGACGAGCAGATGCTCTCAACGGTGCGCGATACCAAGACCGCCTACTTTCAGGTGATGCAAGCATCCGCGCTTAAGCAGGTGTCTCAAGACGGACTGGCTCTGGCCACCGAAACCTTGCGTCTGTTCCAGGCGCAGTATGAGGTAGGGCAGGTCAGTCGTAGCGACGTGCTGCGCTGGGAGGCCCAGGCGGCCCAGGCCGAGGGGTCGATGATCGAGGCCGAGTCCGCTTACGAGCTGTCGATGATCGCCCTGGCCGAGGTGCTTGGCAGCGACCTGGCGACGCGCTACATAATGCCAAAGCTCGAACTGTCAATCGATCCGCAACTTCAGCAGGCCGTACGCGCCGAGCTCGACGAGCTAAGCACGAGCGAACAGATCGACGAGCTGATCGCCGACCATCCGGCGATCAAAGGGATCGAGCAAAGCGTGAAGATGCAATGCAGCAACGTCCAGCTCGCTTGGGCCACGATCCTGCCCAAACTCAATTTCGCCTACAACTATTCCTGGCCCACGGACGACGACCTGCACCTCAACGGCGACGAGTCGTGGACCGCGATGCTGCAGCTCGAGGTCCCGCTGTTCACCGGACTGCGCGGCGTGACCGGCATCGGCAGGGAACGACGTAACCTGCATTTGGCACGGGTGGAACAGCAACAATTCCAACGCAGCTTTGTCCAGCAGGTTTACGCGGCCAGGCTGCAGCTCGACACGGCGTTGCGCAAGCTCGAGGCCGCGCGCAAGCAGGTCGATTTCGCCGAGGAGAACCTGCGCAACATGCAGGGCCGTAGCGAGGTGGGCATGGCGAGCAACCTGGAGCTGCTCGACGCGCAGGTCACCTACAACGGCGCGCGCTCTGATCTGGTCCGTGCGGTCAGCGACTACTACATCGCGCTTTCGCTGTGGGAGTACATCCAGGCCCGCAGATACTGACAATTTTCGGCGCCTCCCCCCGCACTGAGGGTCGGCCCGATCCTTGACAGTCCGATTTTACACTTGTATTAAATCCTGGTTGCTGTTTTCGGTCCTCGCCACATGCTGGCGACCACAACTCGAGTTTTCTGCGGAGGCGACCTTGAAAGAGCTTTTCGAGGGGCAGGGCCCCCTGTTCACCGATCCTGATCCCGACCACGCTCGTGAGCATTTTCGCAAAAAAGAACGCGGGCTGGTCAACAAACTAATGCCCGTGAAACAGGCTGTCGAGCAATTGATCCACGACGGCGACTACCTGGCCGTGGGCGGATTCGGCGGCGTGCGCATTCCCACCAGCGTGTTGCACGAGATCGTGCGCCAAGGGCGCAAGAACCTCGG is a window encoding:
- a CDS encoding TolC family protein, whose product is MHLPRNFVIVLFLISVLAVPQAFAQSASPDAEPTALTLAQAIEISLAHNLGLEGAQYQRQAARWAMWYSVAGYLPNASFNTSYTRLDPETVDNANQGVKRSGDMAEAFGIELNLEPSAFEDNYSSNITVVQPIFNGGAEIAAIRLARAASKQSDLAYDEQMLSTVRDTKTAYFQVMQASALKQVSQDGLALATETLRLFQAQYEVGQVSRSDVLRWEAQAAQAEGSMIEAESAYELSMIALAEVLGSDLATRYIMPKLELSIDPQLQQAVRAELDELSTSEQIDELIADHPAIKGIEQSVKMQCSNVQLAWATILPKLNFAYNYSWPTDDDLHLNGDESWTAMLQLEVPLFTGLRGVTGIGRERRNLHLARVEQQQFQRSFVQQVYAARLQLDTALRKLEAARKQVDFAEENLRNMQGRSEVGMASNLELLDAQVTYNGARSDLVRAVSDYYIALSLWEYIQARRY